CGCCGCTGCGGAGGGCGTAGGGGAAGGCGGCCAGGATCGCCGCCGCCGCGGCCGCCAGGCCGGTCAGCCGGTGGTCCGGATGCGCCTCGTAGGGGAGCCAGGGGTCGGGCGCGAGGAGGAGGTCGGGCCGGAAGGCGCGGATCTCCCGCGCCAGCGCCCGGCGGACGGCGCCTTCCTCCAGCTCGCCCCCGTCCGGGAAGCCGAGCCAGCCCATCTCCGCCACGCCGAGGAGGCGGGCCGCCGCCTCGGCCTCGCCGCGCCGGACGGCGGCCAGCTCGGCCGGCGACATCGCGGGATCGGCGCTGCCCACGCCGCCGTCGGTCACCGTCACCACGCGCACCCGGCCGCCCGCCCGGCAGAGCCGGGCGACGGTGGCGCCGGCGCCCACCTCCATGTCGTCGGGGTGGGGCTGGATACAGAGCACGCGCCGCATCCCGAGGAGGTCGGGGACGGGCACGAGGTCGGTGATGCGCATCGCTGCCACCTCCGCCGCGGCAGGCTTGGCCCGCCGCTCTGTCGAACAAGGTTTCGGTGCGGGGGGTGCGACTCCTGGAGAGGTGGCGGAAGATCGCCTACAGCTCGGGCTCGCTGGGCAGCGCGCTCCTGAGCCAGGCGTTCGGTGCCTTCGTCCTCTTCTTCTACGAGGACACGGTCAAGCTGCCGGTGGCCGCCGTCGGCACGCTCTTCGCCCTGTACGGCTTCTGGAACGCGATCAACGACCCGCTCTTCGGCTACCTCTCGGACCGGACGCGCACCCGCTGGGGGCGGAGGATCCCGTACATCGCGCTGGGATTCCTGCCGCTGGCGGTCGCCTTCGCCCTGGTCTGGTCGCCGCCGCTGGGGGCGGGGACGACCCCGCTGCTGGCCTACTTTTTCGGCATCATCTTCATCTTCGACGGCCTCTACACGCTGGTCATCCTCAACTGGACGGCGCTCTTCCCGGAGATGTTCCGGACGCTGGAGGAACGCGCCCAGGTCTCCGCCTGGCGGCAGATCTTCACGGTGGTGGGGGCGCTGCTGGGCATGGCGGCAGCACCTCTCCTCTACGGCAGCCGGCTGGGCTGGGCGGGGATGGGCTGGCTCTTCGCCGCCGTCGCGGCGCTGGCCCTCGGCGTCTCGCTGCTCGGCAGCCGCGAGGGGGCCTCGGGGCGGACGGGGAGCGAGGAAGCGGTCCTCTCCCCCTGGTTGGCGCTCCGCTACACCTTCTCCAGTCGCTCCTTCCTGTTCTACGTGATGGCCAGCTTCGCCTTCCAGCTCAACTTCACGCTCCTGCCGTCGGTCATGCCCTTCTACACGAAGTACGTGCTGCGGGTGGGCAACACCGAGACCTCGCTCCTGCTGGGCGTCATCTTCGTCGTCACCTTCCTGGCCATGCTGCCCTGGTCGAGGGTGACCGTCCGCATCGGCGCGCGGGCGGCCATCATCCGCTCGGCGATCGCCTTCGCGGTGGCGCTCTGGGGCTTCCTCTTCGTGGGCAGCTTCCAGCAGGCGCTGGTGGTGGCGGGGCTGGCGGGGATCGGCCTGGCCGGCCAGATGATGCTCCTGGACGTGCTGATCGCCGACGTGATCGACGAGGACGAGCTGCGCACCGGCGTCCGCCGCGAGGGGATGTACTTCGGCATGCAGGCGCTGATCATCCGCCTGGGCATCGCGGTGCAGGCGCTGGTGATGACGCTCACCCAGCTGTTGACCGGCTACGACCCGCACCTGGCCGTCCAGCCGCCGCGGGCGCTCCTCGGCCTGCGCCTCCTCCTGGGCGGCGTGCCCAGCCTCTTCATCGCCCTGGGCGTCCTCTCCATGCTCTTCTACCCGCTCTGGGGACCGCGCCTGGCCGAGATGCGCGCGCAGCTGGCGGCGCGCCAGGCGGCGGCCGGCGAGGCGGGGGGGCCGGCGGTTGGCGGCTAGGGCCGGAGCGGAGGCGGAGGAGCGCGTCGCGGCGCTCCTGGAGCGGCGCGTGGAGCTGCGCCGGAGCCTCCTGGAGTGGTACCGCG
This DNA window, taken from Bacillota bacterium, encodes the following:
- a CDS encoding PIG-L family deacetylase, with translation MRITDLVPVPDLLGMRRVLCIQPHPDDMEVGAGATVARLCRAGGRVRVVTVTDGGVGSADPAMSPAELAAVRRGEAEAAARLLGVAEMGWLGFPDGGELEEGAVRRALAREIRAFRPDLLLAPDPWLPYEAHPDHRLTGLAAAAAAILAAFPYALRSGEGPEPRHEVQAVAFYGTAAPNTRVDVGETWALKLEALRAHRSQFPPETWPFVQAYFEGKAREIGAGAGCELAEAFKVLPPIALHFNVDAAAS
- a CDS encoding MFS transporter; the protein is MRLLERWRKIAYSSGSLGSALLSQAFGAFVLFFYEDTVKLPVAAVGTLFALYGFWNAINDPLFGYLSDRTRTRWGRRIPYIALGFLPLAVAFALVWSPPLGAGTTPLLAYFFGIIFIFDGLYTLVILNWTALFPEMFRTLEERAQVSAWRQIFTVVGALLGMAAAPLLYGSRLGWAGMGWLFAAVAALALGVSLLGSREGASGRTGSEEAVLSPWLALRYTFSSRSFLFYVMASFAFQLNFTLLPSVMPFYTKYVLRVGNTETSLLLGVIFVVTFLAMLPWSRVTVRIGARAAIIRSAIAFAVALWGFLFVGSFQQALVVAGLAGIGLAGQMMLLDVLIADVIDEDELRTGVRREGMYFGMQALIIRLGIAVQALVMTLTQLLTGYDPHLAVQPPRALLGLRLLLGGVPSLFIALGVLSMLFYPLWGPRLAEMRAQLAARQAAAGEAGGPAVGG